A region of Chloracidobacterium sp. DNA encodes the following proteins:
- the uraD gene encoding 2-oxo-4-hydroxy-4-carboxy-5-ureidoimidazoline decarboxylase, which yields MYKNLNWLNELPTDEAESVFRDCCGSSEWARRMSAARPFAMLENLFKSADEIWFSLSTIEHLEAFASHPKIGSKKAAATQQAKSAEWSSGEQSGMDEADESVRNELAEANRLYLDKFGFIFIVCATGKSADEMLAICKARLGNSAATELHIAAEEQRKITEIRLNKLFEK from the coding sequence ATCTACAAAAATCTTAATTGGTTAAACGAATTGCCTACTGACGAAGCCGAGTCGGTCTTTCGCGATTGTTGCGGGTCGAGCGAATGGGCTCGGCGAATGTCGGCCGCGCGGCCTTTTGCGATGCTTGAAAACTTGTTCAAAAGTGCGGACGAAATCTGGTTTTCACTTTCGACTATTGAGCACCTTGAGGCCTTCGCATCTCACCCAAAGATAGGATCAAAAAAAGCGGCTGCTACACAGCAGGCAAAGTCTGCAGAATGGTCATCAGGTGAACAATCCGGAATGGATGAGGCGGACGAAAGCGTTAGAAACGAACTTGCTGAGGCTAACCGCTTGTATCTCGATAAATTCGGGTTTATATTTATTGTCTGTGCGACAGGCAAATCCGCTGACGAGATGCTTGCAATATGCAAAGCCCGTCTTGGCAATTCCGCCGCAACCGAACTACATATCGCGGCCGAAGAGCAGCGAAAGATTACCGAAATAAGACTTAACAAGCTTTTTGAAAAATGA
- the pucL gene encoding urate oxidase translates to MSVKILQDNYGKSRVRLMKVARSGDRHELQNLTVNIALEGDFDTIHRVGDNSLCLPTDTMKNTVYALAGQTQEIEEIESFGKRLTAHFLVNNPQISRVIIDIFETAWRRMKFNTNEHNHSFVKGSGEKRTAKITASRDGETVESGVEDLIVLKTTDSGFVGFIKDPYTTLPETTDRIFSTAIKATWRYAKPGDAIDETFQAIRQTILKVFAEHNSLSVQHTLYAIGETILDEFSEVEEIAFSLPNIHCLPIDMTKFGQANDNRIFVPTDEPHGLIEARLTR, encoded by the coding sequence ATGTCCGTTAAGATCCTTCAGGACAATTACGGTAAGTCGCGTGTGCGGCTAATGAAGGTCGCGCGTTCCGGCGATCGCCACGAACTGCAAAACCTTACCGTCAACATAGCTCTCGAGGGAGATTTCGACACCATTCACAGAGTCGGTGACAACAGCCTTTGTCTGCCAACCGACACGATGAAAAACACTGTGTATGCACTCGCTGGACAGACGCAGGAAATCGAAGAGATCGAGTCCTTTGGTAAGCGGCTCACGGCGCATTTTCTTGTGAATAATCCGCAGATCTCACGGGTCATTATCGACATATTTGAAACCGCATGGAGGCGGATGAAATTTAATACCAATGAGCATAACCATTCATTCGTAAAAGGCAGCGGCGAAAAACGCACGGCGAAGATCACGGCATCACGCGACGGCGAAACTGTCGAGTCCGGCGTTGAGGATCTGATTGTTTTAAAAACAACAGACTCCGGTTTTGTTGGCTTTATAAAAGATCCTTATACGACTTTACCAGAGACGACAGACCGTATATTTTCGACTGCTATAAAAGCAACTTGGCGGTATGCAAAACCGGGCGATGCGATCGATGAGACGTTTCAGGCGATCAGGCAGACTATCCTAAAAGTCTTTGCCGAACACAACAGTCTTTCCGTCCAGCACACGCTCTATGCTATCGGCGAAACTATCCTTGACGAGTTTTCGGAGGTCGAAGAGATCGCATTTTCATTGCCCAATATACATTGTCTGCCAATCGATATGACAAAGTTTGGACAGGCGAACGACAATCGAATTTTTGTCCCGACCGACGAGCCGCACGGCCTGATCGAGGCACGTCTCACAAGGTAA
- a CDS encoding glycogen debranching enzyme family protein, translating to MINLSKKVLNDLETSTSREWIETNGIGGYASGTVSGAHTRRYHGLLVAATKPPLGRMVLLSKFEETLVIDGNRFDLSTNQYPGMVHPQGYRLFTGFRLEPFPIWTFKVDGIEIEKKIFMSHGSNTTIASWTVKKRKRYDKRQVMLELRPLFAFRDHHHLRREDEAFSLHIDSGDGYVSFKSSIEDTTLYLTHNAVSLERSNDWYRNFEYTIEQERGFDFTEDLFQSCVFSFDLSEPATVIASTELQEISHADSLEATEIERRARLVHRSGLNDDFSTQLVLAADQFIVKRGEGHTIIAGYHWFSDWGRDTMIALPGLTLATGRPEIAKSILAEFAKHISEGMIPNRFPDEGETPEYNTVDATLWFFEAIRAYAEKTEDYKFVRDQLYAKLIDIIDWHMRGTRYNIRVDTDGLLYAGGPSSQLTWMDAKIGDWVVTPRTGKPVEIQALWFNTLCFVADLAKRFGDKNENRYREMAAAAKASFNGQFWNDEENCLYDVVDGANKDASVRPNQIFAVSLQHTMLDEERARAVVKKVQAELLTEVGLRSLTPNDPRFVAIYKGLPRQRDGAYHQGTVWAWLIGPFIEAYRKTHSQDAKAQIQITQMLSGFKQHISDTMLGQISEIFDAQQPHYPRGAAAQAWSVAELLRIGNKE from the coding sequence ATGATCAATCTGAGCAAGAAGGTTTTGAACGATCTTGAAACCTCGACGTCCCGCGAGTGGATCGAAACGAACGGCATCGGGGGCTACGCATCCGGCACTGTTTCTGGAGCACATACGCGGCGTTATCATGGCCTGCTTGTGGCGGCGACGAAGCCTCCGCTTGGACGGATGGTTCTGCTCTCCAAATTTGAAGAAACGCTCGTCATTGACGGTAATCGGTTTGACCTCTCAACAAATCAATATCCTGGAATGGTTCACCCTCAAGGCTATCGTCTTTTTACCGGCTTTCGTCTTGAACCATTTCCGATCTGGACTTTTAAAGTTGACGGCATCGAGATCGAGAAAAAAATCTTTATGTCTCACGGGAGTAATACGACTATTGCCTCGTGGACAGTCAAAAAGCGAAAACGATATGACAAACGACAAGTCATGCTCGAGTTGCGACCGCTATTCGCATTTCGTGACCATCACCATTTACGGCGCGAAGATGAAGCCTTTAGTTTGCATATCGACAGCGGCGATGGCTATGTGTCTTTTAAATCTTCGATCGAAGATACAACGCTCTACCTAACCCATAATGCGGTCTCGCTGGAGCGTTCCAACGACTGGTACCGCAATTTTGAATACACTATCGAGCAGGAACGTGGATTCGACTTTACTGAAGACCTTTTTCAATCATGTGTATTTTCGTTTGACCTAAGCGAGCCGGCCACAGTCATTGCTTCAACGGAATTACAAGAGATCTCTCACGCAGACTCACTTGAAGCAACGGAGATAGAACGTCGAGCTAGATTGGTTCATAGATCGGGGCTTAACGACGACTTTTCCACGCAACTCGTCCTCGCTGCCGATCAGTTCATCGTCAAACGTGGCGAAGGACATACGATCATCGCCGGTTATCATTGGTTCTCAGATTGGGGACGCGACACGATGATCGCTTTGCCCGGCCTGACACTCGCAACAGGCAGGCCTGAGATCGCAAAGAGCATCCTCGCCGAGTTTGCCAAGCACATTTCCGAGGGGATGATTCCCAACCGTTTTCCGGACGAAGGTGAAACACCCGAGTACAATACTGTCGATGCAACCTTGTGGTTTTTTGAAGCGATTAGGGCATACGCAGAAAAAACTGAAGATTATAAATTTGTTCGTGACCAGCTTTACGCAAAACTGATCGACATTATCGACTGGCACATGCGCGGCACACGTTACAACATACGAGTCGATACCGATGGATTGCTGTATGCTGGCGGGCCGAGCAGCCAGCTAACCTGGATGGACGCAAAGATAGGCGATTGGGTTGTCACTCCGCGAACAGGTAAGCCGGTCGAGATACAAGCCCTTTGGTTCAACACATTGTGTTTCGTCGCCGATCTTGCAAAACGATTCGGCGACAAAAACGAAAATCGCTATCGTGAAATGGCGGCGGCGGCAAAGGCGAGTTTTAACGGCCAATTTTGGAATGACGAAGAAAACTGTCTATACGACGTTGTCGACGGCGCCAATAAGGATGCATCCGTCAGGCCAAATCAGATCTTTGCCGTCAGTTTGCAACACACCATGCTTGATGAAGAACGTGCTCGGGCCGTTGTTAAAAAAGTTCAAGCCGAACTTCTTACCGAAGTTGGCCTACGTTCTCTCACCCCAAATGATCCGCGATTTGTTGCTATCTACAAAGGCTTGCCGAGGCAGCGCGACGGCGCATATCATCAGGGAACAGTTTGGGCCTGGCTGATCGGCCCGTTTATTGAAGCATATCGAAAGACGCATTCACAGGATGCGAAGGCACAAATACAGATCACACAGATGCTCTCCGGATTTAAACAACACATTTCCGATACAATGCTCGGCCAGATCTCAGAGATCTTCGACGCCCAACAACCCCACTATCCACGCGGTGCTGCCGCTCAAGCCTGGAGCGTTGCCGAACTCCTTCGTATTGGAAATAAGGAATAA
- a CDS encoding phosphoenolpyruvate kinase, protein MNTSLTAESFEKITARLRTPMTEFAKRYPGESGRRQPVHTVYGGAHLFKSDTTAKLGQLAVRSFEAFAPDAATFSHALDLPPKLAETIFARVGEKLAREAVEDFRIDFEDGYGTRPDAEEDGHTISAAEEVAKGMAAGTLSPFIGIRIKTFSEELMSRSIRTLDLFLTTLVATSGGKLPNNFVVTLPKIVTPEQVAVLADIFDEIEPKLGLTAGSLKMEMMIETTQSIIASDGEIGMPRMLEAARGRCTAAHFGVYDYTASCSITAAYQGMLHPACDFARSMMQVSFGGTGVWLSDGATNIMPVAPHRGDNLTAEQIDENRAVVHRAWKLHYDQCRHSLANAFYQGWDLHPGQLPTRYAAVFTFFLEGLDAASERLRNFVEKAAQATLVGDVFDDAATGQGLLNYFLRAINCGAVTEQEALDLTSITLDELRSGSFVKILKNRQA, encoded by the coding sequence ATGAACACATCCCTTACCGCCGAATCATTCGAAAAGATCACCGCGCGGCTTCGCACGCCGATGACGGAGTTTGCCAAGCGTTATCCCGGCGAATCGGGCCGTCGCCAACCGGTGCATACGGTTTACGGCGGTGCTCATTTGTTTAAATCGGACACTACTGCAAAACTCGGCCAGCTTGCCGTGCGTTCGTTTGAGGCCTTTGCGCCGGACGCCGCGACCTTTTCCCACGCTCTCGATCTGCCGCCGAAATTGGCGGAAACGATCTTTGCCCGTGTCGGTGAAAAACTTGCCCGCGAAGCGGTCGAAGATTTCCGCATCGATTTTGAAGACGGTTACGGTACGCGGCCTGATGCCGAAGAAGACGGCCATACCATTTCCGCCGCAGAGGAAGTCGCAAAAGGAATGGCCGCAGGCACACTTTCGCCATTTATCGGCATCCGTATCAAAACTTTTTCAGAGGAGTTAATGTCACGCAGCATCCGCACGCTCGATCTTTTTCTGACGACGCTCGTCGCTACCTCAGGCGGTAAATTGCCAAATAACTTTGTCGTCACATTGCCAAAGATCGTAACACCCGAACAGGTAGCCGTGCTCGCCGATATTTTTGATGAGATCGAACCAAAACTCGGCCTTACCGCTGGTAGTCTGAAGATGGAAATGATGATCGAGACCACGCAATCCATCATCGCGTCGGACGGTGAAATTGGTATGCCCCGAATGCTCGAGGCCGCTCGTGGACGCTGCACCGCGGCACATTTCGGCGTATACGATTACACGGCAAGCTGCTCGATAACCGCGGCGTATCAGGGAATGCTTCATCCGGCCTGCGATTTTGCGCGGAGCATGATGCAAGTGTCGTTTGGAGGAACTGGCGTGTGGCTTTCCGACGGAGCGACAAACATCATGCCCGTCGCACCGCATCGCGGTGATAATCTCACTGCGGAACAGATCGACGAAAATCGTGCGGTCGTACATCGCGCTTGGAAGCTGCATTACGATCAATGCCGACACTCGTTGGCGAATGCCTTTTACCAAGGCTGGGATCTTCATCCCGGACAATTGCCGACGCGATATGCTGCCGTATTCACTTTCTTCCTCGAAGGCCTCGACGCCGCTTCAGAACGCCTACGAAACTTTGTCGAAAAAGCGGCACAAGCAACTCTTGTCGGTGATGTTTTTGACGACGCCGCGACGGGTCAAGGTTTATTAAATTATTTTCTGCGAGCGATCAACTGCGGAGCCGTTACTGAACAAGAAGCTCTCGATCTCACAAGCATCACCTTGGATGAACTTCGATCCGGGTCGTTCGTCAAAATTCTTAAAAATCGACAAGCTTAA
- the uraH gene encoding hydroxyisourate hydrolase translates to MSAITTHILDTTTGLPGAGIPVVLERKTHSSGWQAIAEGITDIDGRLKDLLSPTEAFLPGHYRLIFDTGAYFIMRSIECFFPLITIGFVVKDPVQNYHVPLLLSPFGYSTYRGS, encoded by the coding sequence ATGAGTGCCATAACAACACACATACTTGATACAACTACTGGGCTTCCTGGTGCCGGAATTCCGGTAGTGCTGGAACGTAAAACTCACTCATCCGGTTGGCAAGCCATTGCCGAAGGCATAACCGATATTGACGGGCGGTTGAAGGATCTATTGTCTCCAACCGAAGCATTCTTGCCTGGTCATTATCGTTTGATCTTCGACACGGGTGCCTATTTTATTATGCGAAGCATTGAGTGTTTTTTTCCGCTAATCACGATTGGATTTGTGGTGAAAGATCCTGTTCAGAACTACCATGTGCCGCTATTGTTAAGCCCGTTCGGCTATTCAACTTACCGCGGAAGTTAG
- a CDS encoding rod shape-determining protein: MAFKSLFSLFSSDLAIDLGTANTLVYAKGRGIVVSEPSIVAINKVTNQVEAVGRDAKEMLGRTPGNIVAIRPMKDGVIANFEVTEKMLQHFIRKAHNGKSWVRPRVVIGIPSEITQVERRAVEDSAYRAKASEVYLVEEAMAAAIGAGLPITEPHGNMVVDIGGGTTDIAVISLSGIVYSRAVRVAGNEMDEAITQYIKRKYNLLIGERTSEAIKIALGSAFPLEEPLSMDVRGRNLIEGIPKTITMTDEEIREALSDSVSTIINAVRVALERTPPELSADIVERGIVLTGGGALLKNLDKRLMIETGLPVVIADDPLSSVVLGTGKMLSDFELLKRVKWDNSLMTGN, encoded by the coding sequence ATGGCATTTAAGTCTCTATTCAGTTTATTTTCAAGCGATCTGGCGATCGATCTCGGAACTGCCAATACGCTCGTTTATGCAAAGGGCCGAGGCATCGTCGTTTCAGAACCATCGATAGTCGCTATTAACAAAGTTACAAATCAGGTTGAAGCCGTTGGCCGCGACGCAAAAGAGATGCTTGGCCGTACGCCGGGCAATATAGTTGCCATCCGTCCGATGAAAGATGGCGTGATCGCGAATTTTGAAGTTACGGAAAAGATGCTTCAGCATTTTATCCGTAAAGCTCATAACGGAAAATCATGGGTTCGTCCGCGCGTCGTCATCGGCATTCCGTCGGAGATCACGCAGGTAGAACGCCGCGCCGTGGAAGATTCGGCATATCGGGCAAAGGCGTCTGAGGTTTATCTTGTCGAAGAAGCTATGGCCGCTGCGATCGGCGCCGGTTTGCCCATCACGGAACCGCACGGCAACATGGTCGTTGACATCGGCGGCGGCACCACTGACATTGCCGTTATTTCTCTTTCGGGCATCGTTTACTCGCGCGCGGTTCGCGTGGCCGGTAATGAGATGGACGAAGCGATCACGCAATACATCAAACGCAAGTACAACCTGCTTATCGGCGAACGCACGTCAGAAGCCATTAAGATCGCTCTCGGCAGTGCCTTTCCGCTTGAAGAACCTCTCTCAATGGACGTTAGAGGCCGTAATTTGATCGAAGGCATACCGAAGACGATCACAATGACGGACGAAGAGATCCGCGAGGCCCTCTCCGACTCGGTTTCCACCATTATCAATGCTGTACGTGTCGCCCTCGAACGCACTCCGCCGGAACTCTCTGCCGATATTGTGGAACGCGGAATCGTTCTCACTGGCGGCGGCGCTCTGCTCAAAAATCTCGACAAACGATTGATGATCGAGACCGGCCTGCCGGTTGTGATCGCAGACGACCCTCTCTCCTCAGTCGTGCTCGGCACAGGCAAAATGCTCTCAGATTTCGAACTTCTCAAACGTGTTAAGTGGGATAATTCTCTAATGACAGGAAACTAA